A region from the Lycium barbarum isolate Lr01 chromosome 8, ASM1917538v2, whole genome shotgun sequence genome encodes:
- the LOC132605710 gene encoding uncharacterized protein LOC132605710, translated as MAASSSSSSNLRIVVQKNPSESQLNELGIKSWPKWGCSPGKYQLKFDAQETCYLLRGKVKVSTKNSNETVEFGAGDLVIIPKGLSCTWDVSVAVDKHYKFDSSSP; from the exons atggctgcttcttcttcatcatcatcgaATCTAAGGATAGTTGTTCAAAAGAACCCCTCAGAATCTCAACTCAATGAATTGGGCATCAAATCTTGGCCTAA ATGGGGTTGTTCTCCAGGAAAATACCAATTAAAATTTGATGCACAAGAGACATGTTATTTGCTTAGAGGGAAAGTGAAAGTTTCAACAAAGAACTCAAATGAAACAGTGGAATTTGGAGCTGGAGATCTTGTGATTATTCCCAAAGGATTGAGTTGCACTTGGGATGTATCAGTTGCTGTTGATAAACACTATAAGTTTGATTCATCTTCTCCTTAA
- the LOC132606085 gene encoding uncharacterized mitochondrial protein AtMg00810-like → MTRPNISFDVQHLSQFMHAPKKSHYDAALHVVRYIKKQPGLGLLMSSRTSGKITTFCDADWAFCLLSRKSVTGFGIKFDDSLVSWKSKKQSTMSKSSAEAEYRSMATTVAELVWLQGLLQELGATVELPMDIERIFEGLIRTEYVASKEQMADIFTKALGKQLHNDMLFKLGLVDIFKDPT, encoded by the exons ATGACAAGGCCAAACATTTCTTTTGATGTACAACACCTGAGCCAGTTTATGCATGCCCCTAAGAAGTCGCACTATGATGCAGCCTTACATGTGGTCAGGTATATCAAGAAGCAGCCTGGACTAGGACTCTTAATGAGCAGCAGAACTTCTGGCAAGATTACTACATTTTGTGATGCTGATTGGGCATTTTGCTTATTGTCTAGGAAGTCAGTAACAGGTTTTGGTATAAAGTTCGATGATTCCTTAGTCTCATGGAAGTCTAAGAAGCAAAGCACAATGTCAAAAAGCTCAGCAGAAGCTGAGTATAGAAGCATGGCAACAACAGTTGCTGAACTGGTTTGGCTGCAAGGTTTGTTACAAGAATTGGGTGCCACAGTTGAGTTGCCAATGGACAT AGAAAGGATATTTGAAGGACTGATAAGAACTGAGTATGTTGCAAGCAAGGAACAAATGGCAGATATATTCACCAAGGCTTTAGGGAAGCAGCTCCACAATGACATGTTATTCAAGTTGGGATTAGTTGACATTTTCAAGGatccaacttga
- the LOC132605711 gene encoding uncharacterized protein LOC132605711, protein MADEAEIYDGVRAQFPLSFGKQAKSQTNLEQVHNATRRTTTTATDVKLEASPFPSLSSSSKSWLNSLKNPKPNHEHKSSSKIIGPTRPAGFGPRNDNEEQDQDDKGGSSSSGNHKLQIPPLDEEDGAMIGPPRPAVEAKTEEDEYGEMIGPPRPPLEEEDGLMIGPPPPPSGSMGSDSEDDMEEEEEEEEEEEEDEQNKYRIPLSNEIVLKGHTKVVSALAVDHSGSRVLSGSYDYTVRMYDFQGMNARLQSFRQLEPSEGHQVRSLSWSPTADRFLCVTGSAQAKIYDRDGLTLGEFVRGDMYIRDLKNTKGHISGLTCGEWHPKTKETILTSSEDGSLRLWDVNDFKSQKQVIKPKLARPGRVPVTTCAWDREGKSIAGGVGDGSIQIWNLKPGWGSRPDIYVANAHSDDITGVKFSSDGRILLSRSFDGSLKVWDLRQMKEPLKVFDDLPNNYAQTNIAFSPDEQLFITGTSVEKDGTTGGMLCFFDRGKLELVSRVGISPTYSVVQCGWHPRLNQIFATVGDKREGGTHILYDPTLSERGALVCVARAPRKKSVDDFQAEPVIHNPHALPLFRDQPSRKRQREKVLNDPLKSHKPEQPISGPGFGGKIGSTKGSLLTQYLLKQGGLIKETWMEEDPREAILKHADAAAKDPKFIAPAYADTQPETLFAEPDAEEEDK, encoded by the exons ATGGCCGATGAAGCAGAGATATACGATGGAGTTAGGGCACAATTCCCATTATCATTCGGTAAACAAGCTAAATCCCAAACAAATCTCGAACAAGTCCACAACGCTACTCGCCGGACCACAACCACCGCCACCGACGTTAAACTCGAGGCATCACCTTTTCCTTCTCTGTCTTCCTCTTCCAAATCATGGCTTAATTCACTCAAAAACCCTAAACCTAATCACGAACATAAATCTAGTTCGAAAATTATCGGGCCGACCCGTCCAGCTGGCTTCGGCCCGAGAAATGACAACGAAGAGCAGGACCAGGACGACAAGGGCGGATCTAGCTCTTCAG GAaaccataaacttcaaattccgCCTCTGGATGAGGAGGATGGTGCTATGATTGGGCCACCTCGGCCCGCCGTTGAAGCAAAGACGGAGGAGGATGAGTATGGTGAAATGATTGGGCCTCCACGACCGCCGTTAGAAGAAGAGGATGGGCTGATGATTGGGCCACCACCGCCACCATCAGGTTCAATGGGGTCAGATTCGGAGGATGatatggaagaagaagaagaagaagaagaagaagaagaagaagatgaacaaAATAAGTATCGGATACCTTTGAGTAATGAAATTGTACTGAAAGGACATACAAAG GTTGTTTCTGCTCTTGCTGTGGATCATTCAGGATCAAGGGTTCTCTCTGGTAGCTATGACTATACTGTTCGGATGTATGACTTTCAAGGAATGAATGCTCGGTTACAGTCGTTTAGACAGCTGGAACCATCTGAAGGGCATCAAGTTCGTAGTTTGAGTTGGAGCCCGACAGCAGACCGTTTCTTATGCGTTACTGGGTCAGCCCAAGCAAAG ATCTATGATCGTGATGGACTAACACTTGGGGAATTTGTTAGAGGAGACATGTATATACGTGATCTTAAGAATACGAAAGGTCATATATCTGGATTGACATGTGGAGAGTGGCACCCCAAAACAAAGGAGACAATTTTAACATCCTCAGAGGATGGTTCGTTGCGCCTGTGGGATGTTAATGACTTTAAGAGTCAAAAGCAG GTTATTAAACCAAAACTTGCTCGGCCTGGGAGAGTTCCTGTAACGACATGTGCTTGGGACCGGGAAGGAAAAAGCATTGCAGGTGGTGTAGGAGATGGTTCTATACAG ATATGGAATCTTAAGCCTGGATGGGGAAGCAGACCAGATATATATGTAGCAAATGCCCACTCAGATGATATTACCGGAGTCAAATTTTCAAGTGATGGCCGGATACTATTGTCAAGAAGTTTTGATGGTTCCTTAAAG GTTTGGGACTTGCGCCAGATGAAAGAACCCTTGAAAGTGTTCGATGATCTCCCAAATAATTATGCTCAAACTAACATAGCATTTAGTCCTGATGAGCAACTGTTCATAACCGGGACATCTGTTGAAAAAGATGGGACTACTGGAGGAATGCTATGCTTCTTTGATCGAGGAAAGCTAGAGCTAGTGTCAAGAGTTGGAATATCTCCTACTTACAGTGTTGTGCAGTGTGGCTGGCACCCTAGGCTGAATCAG ATCTTTGCGACAGTTGGGGATAAACGTGAAGGTGGAACACACATTTTATATGATCCAACACTGAGTGAAAGAGGAGCGCTAGTTTGTGTTGCTCGTGCACCCAGGAAAAAGTCGGTGGATGATTTCCAGGCAGAGCCAGTTATTCATAATCCACATGCATTACCCTTATTTAGAGATCAACCTAGCCGCAAGCGTCAGCGAGAGAAAGTATTGAACGATCCACTGAAGTCTCATAAACCTGAGCAGCCAATATCAGGACCAGGTTTTGGTGGTAAAATTGGTTCAACCAAGGGAAGCTTGTTGACACAATACCTTCTTAAG CAAGGTGGCTTGATAAAGGAGACCTGGATGGAGGAAGATCCTAGAGAAGCAATCTTGAAGCATGCTGATGCTGCTGCAAAAGATCCAAAATTTATTGCCCCAGCATATGCTGATACACAGCCTGAGACACTCTTTGCGGAGCCGGATGCTGAAGAAGAAGATAAGTAA